One part of the Futiania mangrovi genome encodes these proteins:
- a CDS encoding 2-isopropylmalate synthase, with translation MTPQEINDSNYVRIFDTTLRDGEQSPGASMTLAEKLKVAEVLDDMGVDVIEAGFPIASNGDFEAVREVAKLMKRSTVAGLCRASKVDIDRAWEALRHAKSPRIHTFISTSPLHMKVKLQMDPEDVVAAIHESVSHARRYCEDVEWSAEDGTRTEPDFLCRIVETAIAAGATTINIPDTVGYTTPDEYFDMFRMVRERVPNADKAVFSAHCHNDLGLAVANSLAAVRAGVRQIECTINGLGERAGNAAMEEIVMALRVRHDAMPYETGIDSTYLTRASKLVSQVSGFPVQYNKAIVGKNAFAHESGIHQDGMLKDAQTYEIMTPESVGLNKSNLVMGKHSGRHAFKEKLKDLGYALGDNAFQEAFSRFKDLADRKKNVYDEDIVALVDDELNRAGDRIRVKSLRIACGTDVVQTADLTLEIDGKVSSASMSGDGPVDAIFKAIKKLTGEYPHLALYQVHAVTGGTDAQAEVSVRLEDEGHVASGQGADTDTLVASAKAYVNALNRLIVRREKSAPQGLQASA, from the coding sequence ATGACACCGCAAGAGATCAACGATTCCAACTACGTCCGCATCTTCGACACGACGCTGCGCGACGGCGAGCAGAGCCCCGGCGCCTCCATGACGCTGGCCGAGAAGCTGAAGGTCGCAGAAGTTCTCGACGACATGGGCGTCGATGTGATCGAGGCGGGCTTCCCCATCGCCTCGAACGGCGACTTCGAGGCCGTGCGCGAGGTTGCCAAGCTGATGAAGCGCTCGACCGTGGCGGGCCTCTGCCGTGCCTCCAAGGTCGACATCGACCGCGCCTGGGAAGCGCTGCGCCACGCGAAGAGCCCGCGCATCCACACCTTCATCTCCACCTCGCCGCTGCACATGAAGGTCAAGCTGCAGATGGACCCCGAAGACGTGGTGGCCGCGATCCACGAGAGCGTGTCGCACGCCAGGCGCTATTGCGAGGACGTGGAATGGTCGGCCGAGGACGGCACGCGCACCGAGCCCGATTTCCTGTGCCGCATCGTCGAGACAGCGATCGCGGCCGGCGCCACGACCATCAACATCCCGGACACGGTCGGATACACGACGCCGGACGAGTATTTCGACATGTTCCGCATGGTCCGCGAGCGGGTGCCGAACGCCGACAAGGCGGTCTTCTCGGCCCATTGCCACAACGACCTTGGTCTGGCGGTCGCGAACTCGCTGGCGGCGGTGCGCGCCGGCGTGCGCCAGATCGAGTGCACGATCAACGGCCTGGGCGAGCGGGCGGGCAACGCCGCGATGGAGGAGATCGTCATGGCGCTGCGCGTGCGCCATGACGCCATGCCCTATGAGACCGGCATCGATTCCACCTATCTGACGCGGGCCTCCAAGCTCGTCTCGCAGGTGTCGGGGTTCCCCGTGCAGTACAACAAGGCGATCGTCGGCAAGAACGCCTTCGCGCACGAGAGCGGCATCCACCAGGACGGGATGCTGAAGGACGCCCAGACCTACGAGATCATGACCCCGGAATCGGTCGGCCTGAACAAGTCGAACCTGGTGATGGGAAAGCATTCCGGCCGTCACGCCTTCAAGGAGAAGCTGAAGGACCTGGGCTACGCGCTGGGCGACAATGCCTTCCAGGAGGCGTTCTCCCGCTTCAAGGACCTCGCCGACCGCAAGAAGAACGTCTACGACGAGGACATCGTGGCACTGGTCGACGACGAGCTGAACCGGGCCGGCGACCGCATCCGCGTGAAGTCGCTGCGCATCGCGTGCGGCACCGACGTGGTGCAGACCGCCGACCTGACGCTGGAAATCGACGGCAAGGTGTCTTCGGCCTCCATGTCCGGAGACGGCCCGGTGGACGCGATCTTCAAGGCGATCAAGAAGCTGACGGGCGAGTATCCGCACCTGGCGCTCTACCAGGTGCACGCGGTCACGGGCGGCACGGACGCGCAAGCCGAGGTCTCGGTGCGGCTGGAGGACGAGGGCCACGTCGCCTCCGGCCAGGGCGCCGACACCGACACGCTGGTCGCGTCGGCCAAGGCTTATGTCAACGCACTCAACCGGCTGATCGTCCGCCGCGAGAAGAGCGCACCGCAGGGGCTGCAGGCCTCGGCCTGA
- a CDS encoding rod shape-determining protein, producing the protein MLAGLFGMFSSDMAIDLGTANTLVYVKGRGIVLNEPSVVAIKEVGGKKQVLAVGEEAKLMLGRTPGNIQAIRPMRDGVIADFEVAEEMIKHFIKKVHKRASFAYPRVVICVPSGSTAVERKAIKESAELAGSRRVGLIEEPMAAAIGAGLPVTEPTGSMVVDIGGGTTEVAVISLGGIVYKRSVRIGGDKMDEAIIAFIRRAHNLLIGEASAERIKKQIGSARQPQDGEGPHMEIKGRDLMNGVPKEISVSRAQIAEAIAEPVSQIVEAVKLALEATPPELAADIVDKGIMLTGGGALLDSIDVVIREATGLPVTIAEEPLSCVALGTGKALEHKSALNQLLAEV; encoded by the coding sequence ATGCTGGCTGGCCTCTTCGGCATGTTCTCATCGGACATGGCCATCGATCTCGGGACGGCGAACACGCTCGTCTATGTGAAAGGCCGGGGCATCGTCCTCAACGAGCCCTCCGTCGTCGCCATCAAGGAAGTGGGCGGCAAGAAGCAGGTTCTCGCCGTGGGCGAGGAAGCCAAGCTGATGCTTGGCCGCACCCCAGGAAACATCCAGGCGATCCGGCCGATGCGCGATGGCGTCATCGCCGACTTCGAGGTCGCCGAGGAGATGATCAAGCACTTCATCAAGAAGGTGCACAAGCGCGCCTCCTTCGCCTATCCGCGCGTGGTGATCTGCGTGCCGTCTGGTTCCACCGCCGTTGAGCGGAAGGCGATCAAGGAATCGGCGGAGCTTGCGGGTTCGCGCCGCGTCGGCCTGATCGAGGAGCCGATGGCCGCCGCTATCGGCGCCGGACTGCCGGTGACGGAGCCGACGGGCTCCATGGTCGTCGACATCGGCGGCGGCACGACGGAGGTCGCGGTGATCTCGCTCGGCGGCATCGTCTACAAGCGGTCGGTGCGGATCGGCGGCGACAAGATGGACGAGGCGATCATCGCCTTCATCCGCCGCGCCCATAACCTGCTGATCGGGGAGGCGAGCGCGGAGCGGATCAAGAAACAGATCGGCTCGGCGCGCCAGCCGCAGGATGGCGAAGGTCCGCACATGGAGATCAAGGGCCGCGACCTGATGAACGGCGTGCCCAAGGAGATCTCCGTCTCGCGCGCCCAGATCGCCGAGGCGATCGCGGAGCCGGTGAGCCAGATCGTCGAGGCGGTGAAACTCGCGCTCGAGGCAACCCCGCCGGAACTTGCAGCCGATATCGTCGACAAGGGCATCATGCTGACGGGCGGCGGCGCGCTGCTCGACTCCATCGACGTGGTGATCCGCGAGGCGACGGGCCTGCCCGTGACCATCGCGGAGGAGCCGCTGTCCTGTGTCGCCCTCGGCACGGGCAAGGCGCTCGAGCACAAGAGCGCGCTCAACCAGCTTCTGGCAGAGGTCTGA